Proteins from a single region of Carassius carassius chromosome 25, fCarCar2.1, whole genome shotgun sequence:
- the LOC132104686 gene encoding cholecystokinin-like, with translation MNSGVCMCVILAALSASCLGLPRSSSPDTDDSPLPSQLDASLSGHHRVVRSTSLTIKQQPEGNTDPDTHANLSELLAKLISKKGSVRRNSSMNNRANSINHRIKDRDYVGWMDFGRRSAEEYEYSS, from the exons ATGAACAGCggggtgtgcatgtgtgtgatccTGGCTGCGCTTTCTGCCTCCTGTTTGGGTCTGCCCCGCTCCTCTTCACCTGACACTGATGACAGCCCTCTCCCCTCGCAGCTGGACGCCAGTTTAAGTGGGCACCACCGGGTCGTCCGCTCCACCAGCCTCACCATCAAACAGCAGCCAGAAGGCAACACAGACCCAGACACCCATGCCAACCTCAGCGAACTGCTGGCCAAACTTATCTCCAAAAAAG gCTCTGTTCGTCGTAACTCCTCCATGAACAACAGAGCAAACAGCATTAACCACCGGATAAAAGATCGGGATTATGTTGGCTGGATGGATTTTGGCCGCCGGAGTGCTGAGGAATATGAATATTCATCATAA